One window from the genome of Echinicola vietnamensis DSM 17526 encodes:
- a CDS encoding sugar transferase, translated as MNGSVVHFRESESNLGVMNEPQMEQNVGRENTPMISSGFNKANLVVKRASDILIALMFMVIIGFWLFPIIALLIKLDSKGPVFFKQKRHGKHNELFFCYKFRSMVVNQEADTKQATKNDARVTRVGRFIRKTSIDELPQLINVFKGDMSIVGPRPHPVSLNEQFSSQIDGFMTRHHSKPGLTGLAQAKGYRGETAEFYQMYARYRMDIFYLKKWNPVLDYKIIWMTFLSLMLHRENAY; from the coding sequence ATGAACGGTTCAGTTGTACATTTCAGAGAAAGTGAAAGCAATTTGGGGGTAATGAACGAACCCCAGATGGAACAAAATGTAGGGAGAGAAAACACTCCGATGATATCATCAGGTTTCAACAAGGCAAACTTGGTGGTGAAAAGAGCTTCAGATATTCTGATAGCCTTGATGTTTATGGTGATCATAGGGTTTTGGTTATTTCCGATTATTGCCCTGTTGATAAAATTGGATTCCAAAGGACCTGTTTTTTTTAAGCAAAAGCGCCACGGAAAGCATAATGAGCTGTTCTTCTGCTACAAGTTCAGAAGCATGGTGGTAAATCAAGAGGCAGACACCAAACAAGCCACCAAGAATGATGCTCGGGTGACCCGTGTGGGGAGGTTTATCCGGAAGACCAGTATCGATGAGCTACCCCAGCTGATCAATGTTTTTAAAGGTGATATGTCCATTGTGGGGCCACGCCCTCACCCGGTTTCGCTAAACGAACAATTTTCCAGCCAGATCGATGGTTTTATGACCAGGCACCACTCTAAACCGGGTTTGACCGGCTTGGCTCAGGCCAAAGGTTACAGGGGAGAAACCGCTGAGTTTTATCAAATGTACGCACGCTATCGAATGGATATCTTTTATCTCAAAAAATGGAATCCAGTGTTGGATTATAAAATCATCTGGATGACCTTTTTGAGTTTAATGCTCCATCGTGAAAATGCTTATTGA
- a CDS encoding polysaccharide biosynthesis/export family protein: MTTTFRAFVLPMVLLFCFTVFSCVPNKKVIYLQNQEGNEPIPDEQLISYEQPEYRLQYNDIIDIQVMTAEDLIEFGFNSSQSTSTSSMMMGQIAQTGGDVYYMTGYSVDAKGNVRIPIIGELNVMNLTVEEVRIKVQEKLKGYLSSEFYVRVKLGGIRFSAIGEFRHPGKYVVLQDRMTIFEAIAQAGDLSTVAKRDEILLIRQYPEGTKLHRINLNDRHIIESPYYFIQPNDQIYAEPMKVREIGSGVNATQTLTLITSSITALALLLNLFN; the protein is encoded by the coding sequence ATGACCACCACCTTTAGAGCCTTTGTCCTCCCAATGGTATTGTTGTTTTGTTTCACAGTGTTTTCCTGTGTGCCGAACAAGAAAGTGATTTACCTCCAAAATCAGGAGGGTAATGAACCGATTCCTGATGAACAACTCATCAGCTATGAGCAGCCCGAGTATCGGTTGCAATACAATGATATCATAGATATTCAGGTCATGACGGCAGAAGACCTGATCGAATTTGGTTTTAACAGCAGTCAGTCGACCTCTACCAGTAGTATGATGATGGGCCAGATCGCACAGACTGGTGGAGATGTATATTACATGACGGGGTATTCCGTCGATGCCAAAGGAAATGTCCGTATTCCCATCATCGGGGAGCTGAATGTGATGAACCTCACCGTAGAAGAAGTGAGGATAAAAGTCCAAGAAAAGCTAAAGGGCTACCTGTCCTCGGAATTTTATGTGCGGGTCAAACTTGGTGGGATCCGGTTTTCCGCTATTGGCGAATTTAGGCACCCGGGCAAGTATGTGGTCCTCCAAGACCGAATGACCATTTTTGAAGCTATAGCCCAGGCCGGAGACCTTAGTACGGTGGCCAAAAGAGACGAAATTTTACTCATAAGACAATATCCCGAAGGAACGAAACTACATAGGATCAATCTGAATGATCGGCATATCATCGAATCTCCCTACTATTTTATTCAGCCAAACGATCAGATTTATGCAGAACCCATGAAGGTAAGGGAAATAGGTTCTGGCGTCAATGCCACCCAGACATTGACCTTGATCACCTCATCCATCACCGCTTTGGCTTTACTTCTTAACCTTTTTAACTAA
- a CDS encoding NAD-dependent epimerase: MKYLVTGTAGFIGFHVALKLLERGDEVIGVDSINDYYDVNLKYGRLEASGISRHEIGTGKYVRSAVYGNYTFVKFDLADKALLFELMAANKVDVVIHLAAQAGVRYSLEHPDAYVQANIQGFLNVLEACRQYPVKQLVYASSSSVYGANKAMPFSTEHAVDHPVSLYAATKKSNELMAHTYSHLFGIPTTGLRFFTVYGPWGRPDMAMFLFADAIRKGEVIKVFNYGKMERDFTYIDDIVEGVVRVADKPRKPNPNWHENPTVSTSYAPYKIYNIGNSKPVKLMDYIHELEKAMGKSAQKEMMPMQAGDVVCTYADVQDLSADTGYRPATPLEEGVKQFVKWYAAYYKASVPLDEVK, from the coding sequence ATGAAGTATTTAGTGACAGGTACGGCAGGGTTTATTGGTTTTCATGTAGCCTTGAAATTGCTGGAAAGAGGGGATGAAGTCATCGGGGTGGACTCCATAAATGATTATTATGATGTCAATCTAAAATATGGCCGGCTTGAAGCCTCAGGGATATCTAGACATGAGATAGGTACAGGAAAGTATGTTCGGTCGGCGGTGTATGGAAATTATACTTTTGTGAAATTTGACTTGGCGGACAAAGCATTGCTTTTTGAATTAATGGCTGCCAACAAGGTGGATGTGGTCATCCATTTGGCGGCTCAGGCGGGAGTCCGGTATTCCCTGGAACATCCAGATGCTTATGTGCAAGCAAACATCCAAGGCTTTTTAAATGTCCTAGAAGCTTGCAGGCAGTATCCGGTAAAGCAGCTGGTATACGCTTCCTCAAGTTCCGTATACGGTGCCAATAAGGCGATGCCGTTTTCGACAGAACATGCAGTGGACCATCCAGTAAGCTTGTATGCGGCCACCAAGAAATCCAATGAGCTCATGGCCCATACCTATAGCCACCTGTTTGGGATTCCCACGACGGGACTGCGCTTTTTTACCGTTTATGGCCCCTGGGGCCGACCGGACATGGCCATGTTTCTTTTTGCAGATGCCATTAGGAAAGGAGAGGTGATCAAGGTGTTTAATTACGGTAAGATGGAAAGGGACTTTACCTATATTGATGATATCGTAGAAGGGGTGGTGAGAGTAGCCGATAAACCCAGAAAGCCAAATCCTAACTGGCATGAGAATCCCACAGTCAGCACTTCATACGCCCCATATAAGATTTATAATATAGGGAACAGTAAACCTGTAAAGCTGATGGATTATATTCATGAGCTGGAGAAAGCAATGGGGAAAAGTGCCCAAAAAGAAATGATGCCCATGCAGGCCGGGGATGTAGTTTGTACTTATGCAGATGTCCAGGATTTAAGCGCGGATACTGGATACAGGCCTGCGACCCCTCTGGAAGAAGGTGTGAAGCAGTTTGTGAAGTGGTATGCTGCATATTATAAAGCATCTGTCCCGCTTGACGAAGTCAAATAA
- a CDS encoding LytR/AlgR family response regulator transcription factor yields the protein MKKILIVEDELDLGENLEEILTVLGYSVAPVISDGNLVLDYLRYHQPDLILMDVLIEGDMDGIELAKRIREVYQIPIIFLTGYSDKMILDRISKVMYEGYLLKPFHIDTLKTCLYLTFKNQEVPKEKAKPKTLKIRDKGFMVPVPVEDITVLEADGLYTKIHTLSKPYTIRDILKDVTEKLPDETFLRIHKSFTINVNHIHAYNAKELTVGGQIIPMRRGFLKKLKGILEDRKAIPVN from the coding sequence ATGAAGAAAATTTTAATTGTAGAAGACGAATTGGACCTGGGAGAAAACCTGGAAGAAATATTAACTGTCCTGGGGTATTCAGTGGCACCCGTTATCTCAGATGGAAACCTTGTACTGGACTACCTTCGGTACCACCAACCAGATTTGATCCTAATGGATGTCTTGATCGAAGGAGATATGGACGGAATTGAATTGGCCAAGAGAATAAGAGAAGTCTATCAAATCCCCATCATTTTTTTAACAGGTTATTCTGATAAAATGATACTCGATAGAATTTCAAAAGTCATGTATGAAGGCTATTTATTGAAACCTTTTCATATCGATACGCTCAAAACCTGCCTTTACCTTACATTTAAAAACCAAGAAGTCCCCAAAGAGAAAGCCAAGCCAAAAACCTTAAAAATAAGAGACAAAGGCTTCATGGTCCCTGTTCCCGTCGAAGACATCACGGTTTTGGAAGCAGATGGGCTGTACACAAAAATCCACACCTTATCCAAGCCTTATACGATCCGGGACATTCTAAAAGACGTTACCGAAAAACTCCCTGACGAGACCTTTTTACGCATTCACAAATCTTTTACCATCAATGTAAACCATATCCATGCGTATAATGCCAAAGAGCTCACCGTAGGTGGTCAGATCATCCCGATGAGGCGGGGATTTCTTAAAAAACTAAAAGGTATCCTGGAAGACCGAAAAGCCATCCCCGTAAACTAG